A single region of the Salvia miltiorrhiza cultivar Shanhuang (shh) chromosome 8, IMPLAD_Smil_shh, whole genome shotgun sequence genome encodes:
- the LOC130998873 gene encoding late embryogenesis abundant protein 47-like, with protein MSQEQPVKHVLDTIRELNAQEAASHVQAQNTSGSSTPTNPHSNAVASQKEPVGVQGIKEIQSSPLGSRTEQRGEITIGEALEATALTAGHRPVDYSDAAAIQAAEVRATGRTNIVPGGVAAAAQSAATRNARLPRDEDKTKLGEILSDASSKLPSDKPVTRRDAEGVIGAELRNDPNLCTRPGGVAASVAAAARLNQTNASHNNQNKTN; from the exons ATGAGCCAAGAACAACCAGTGAAACATGTTCTAGATACAATTAGGGAATTGAATGCTCAAGAAGCAGCCAGCCATGTACAAGCACAAAACACCTCAGGCTCCTCCACTCCTACCAACCCTCATAGTAATGCCGTCGCTAGCCAGAAGGAACCCGTCGGCGTTCAG GGGATCAAGGAGATCCAATCAAGCCCACTAGGCTCACGGACAGAGCAGCGAGGGGAAATCACCATCGGTGAAGCACTCGAAGCTACTGCTCTCACGGCGGGCCATCGGCCCGTCGACTATAGCGACGCCGCCGCTATACAGGCCGCCGAGGTCAGGGCAACTGGCCGTACCAATATCGTGCCCGGCGGCGTTGCGGCCGCGGCTCAATCCGCCGCCACTCGCAATGCTCGATTGCCTAGAGATGAGGACAAGACCAAGCTTGGAGAAATTCTTTCG GATGCGAGTTCAAAACTACCATCGGACAAGCCGGTGACGCGCAGAGACGCGGAGGGAGTGATCGGCGCGGAGCTGAGGAACGATCCCAACCTTTGCACCCGGCCGGGCGGCGTAGCGGCCTCCGTCGCCGCCGCGGCGAGGCTTAACCAGACTAATGCTTCTCATAATAATCAAAACAAAACTAACTAA